A genome region from Streptomyces sp. S4.7 includes the following:
- a CDS encoding transcriptional regulator, with protein sequence MPERNNDFGRFGASGIRGSELVGQKLDDLAGGIATPITAKRGLMARLNYLTRSDHARQAARDAGLTVTDRTLKAWLEAKRHPSAKNLKKIDDAYRAVRRQNVARHLLKRLNANGGTRVEIHPLNQSGVARPLQRDVPFRHMNVRRWDRIVGAWAAGDHQGLDAAWTDDILPDLGSQYGAYEYCTNVGFAA encoded by the coding sequence ATGCCGGAGAGGAACAACGACTTCGGAAGGTTCGGCGCGAGCGGCATCAGGGGAAGCGAACTCGTCGGGCAAAAGCTCGACGACCTCGCCGGCGGCATCGCCACCCCCATCACCGCGAAGCGCGGTCTCATGGCGCGCCTCAACTATCTGACGAGGTCCGACCACGCCCGTCAGGCCGCCAGGGATGCCGGGCTGACGGTGACCGACCGCACGCTGAAGGCATGGCTGGAGGCCAAGCGCCACCCCTCGGCGAAGAACCTGAAGAAGATCGACGACGCCTACCGGGCGGTGCGCCGGCAGAACGTGGCCCGGCACCTGCTCAAGCGCCTCAACGCGAACGGCGGCACCAGGGTGGAGATCCACCCCCTCAACCAGTCCGGCGTCGCCCGCCCGCTGCAGCGCGACGTTCCCTTCCGGCACATGAACGTGCGCCGCTGGGACAGGATCGTCGGGGCGTGGGCGGCCGGTGACCACCAGGGCTTGGACGCGGCCTGGACCGACGACATCCTGCCTGATCTTGGATCCCAGTACGGGGCGTACGAGTACTGCACCAACGTTGGCTTCGCTGCATAG
- a CDS encoding SpoIIE family protein phosphatase yields MRLPACTVLLCVTDGVAEARNAVRAPSTTLPKLRPVPGRDPERLIDTLFSSAGRWIRSERDDDMAVVAFAHLGVGGQG; encoded by the coding sequence GTGCGACTTCCCGCCTGCACCGTCCTGCTGTGCGTCACGGACGGAGTGGCGGAGGCCCGGAACGCGGTCAGGGCCCCTTCTACGACCCTGCCGAAGCTGAGGCCGGTCCCGGGCAGAGACCCAGAGAGGCTGATCGACACCCTCTTCTCGTCGGCCGGCCGCTGGATCAGAAGCGAGCGCGACGACGACATGGCGGTAGTGGCCTTCGCACACCTCGGCGTCGGCGGCCAGGGGTGA
- a CDS encoding helix-turn-helix domain-containing protein, with amino-acid sequence MGRPTKPVAVGASPRLRALAAYLRQLKDETRTTYATLSERTGPPNAPGYRGASTLSQVARGTHLPPFETVLAYARAAGDPGNHSTQRREATALSLWKAAAIEKARPHLAGCGRRTRQVRTPASLGQELTRLRLRAGRPSYCAIEKATKADGHRVPRSTAHLILNGKVLPSREQLSVLLKAFDVSVADAARWHVVLDRIEDRRRPPEPTWRGRGYACADADPAVQEYLERRERDEEIKRRTGQIHPDETYEDYDEPEDEAKGKHGPLSRPPSELS; translated from the coding sequence ATGGGCCGCCCCACCAAACCTGTCGCCGTCGGCGCCAGCCCTCGGCTGCGGGCCCTGGCCGCCTACCTGCGCCAGCTCAAGGACGAGACCCGTACCACCTACGCCACCCTGTCCGAGCGCACCGGCCCACCGAACGCGCCCGGGTACCGCGGAGCCTCCACCCTCAGCCAGGTCGCCCGCGGCACCCACCTGCCCCCGTTCGAGACCGTCCTCGCCTATGCCCGCGCTGCCGGTGACCCCGGCAACCACTCCACGCAGCGGCGGGAAGCAACAGCCCTGAGCCTGTGGAAGGCAGCTGCGATCGAGAAGGCCCGCCCACACCTGGCCGGCTGCGGCCGACGGACCCGGCAGGTCCGCACCCCCGCCTCCCTGGGCCAGGAACTGACTCGGCTGCGCCTGCGGGCCGGCCGGCCCTCTTACTGCGCCATTGAGAAGGCGACCAAGGCCGACGGGCACCGTGTACCGCGTTCGACAGCCCACCTGATCCTCAACGGGAAGGTCCTGCCCAGCCGAGAGCAGCTGTCCGTGCTCCTGAAAGCCTTCGACGTGAGCGTGGCGGACGCCGCCCGGTGGCACGTGGTCCTCGACCGCATCGAGGACCGCCGGCGACCGCCCGAGCCGACCTGGCGAGGCAGAGGGTACGCGTGCGCGGACGCCGACCCGGCCGTGCAGGAGTACCTCGAACGCCGCGAGCGCGACGAGGAGATCAAGCGCCGTACCGGGCAGATCCATCCGGACGAGACGTACGAGGACTACGACGAACCGGAGGACGAGGCCAAAGGCAAACACGGGCCGCTGAGCAGGCCGCCTTCCGAGCTCAGCTGA